A genome region from Paradevosia shaoguanensis includes the following:
- a CDS encoding inositol monophosphatase family protein, producing the protein MIDIEELARILRDAAQREILPRFRHLEPDQIRRKSEAIDLVTEADEETERWIKAQVAELAPRALFVGEESVAADPGLLGKLAEADLAIVVDPVDGTANFAAGLPLFAVMAAVVSGGETVGGIIYDPMGDDWMLAEKGGGTWRVRPDGQRTRLHFAEPKPLAQMVGVASVAFMPAEKRPEILANLAKARLFANYRCAGHEYRTLVSGFADFAFYSKLMPWDHLAGVLLAQEAGGYAARLDGSPYLPHHVDGGLIVAADRSTWEVLRREVCTL; encoded by the coding sequence ATGATCGACATCGAGGAACTCGCCCGCATCCTGCGCGACGCCGCCCAGCGCGAAATCCTGCCGCGCTTCCGGCATCTCGAACCCGATCAGATCCGCCGCAAGAGTGAAGCCATCGACCTTGTCACCGAGGCCGATGAGGAAACCGAGCGCTGGATCAAGGCGCAGGTCGCCGAGCTGGCGCCCAGGGCGCTGTTCGTGGGTGAGGAATCGGTTGCGGCCGATCCCGGTCTCCTCGGCAAGCTCGCCGAAGCCGATCTCGCCATCGTGGTCGATCCCGTCGACGGCACCGCCAACTTCGCTGCCGGCCTGCCGCTCTTTGCGGTGATGGCGGCCGTTGTCTCGGGCGGAGAGACCGTCGGCGGCATCATCTACGATCCGATGGGCGATGACTGGATGCTGGCCGAAAAGGGCGGCGGCACCTGGCGGGTGCGGCCGGACGGACAGCGTACGCGCCTGCATTTCGCCGAGCCCAAGCCGTTGGCGCAGATGGTCGGCGTTGCGTCCGTGGCCTTCATGCCTGCCGAGAAGCGCCCGGAAATCCTGGCCAATCTCGCCAAGGCGCGGCTCTTTGCCAATTACCGCTGCGCAGGCCACGAATACCGCACGCTGGTATCGGGCTTTGCCGATTTCGCCTTCTACAGCAAGCTCATGCCCTGGGATCACCTGGCGGGCGTGCTGCTGGCGCAGGAGGCTGGCGGCTACGCGGCCCGGCTCGACGGCTCGCCCTACCTGCCGCATCACGTCGATGGCGGTCTCATCGTGGCCGCCGACCGCAGCACCTGGGAGGTGCTGCGGCGCGAGGTGTGCACCCTCTAG
- a CDS encoding multidrug effflux MFS transporter — MSRPVFIALIASLMALNALAIDVMLPALPYMGEALGITSENERQFVISAYMVGFGIAQLAYGPLSDRFGRRAPIFVGLTIYVLAAIGAAFAPNFVMLLVIRAIQGVGAASTRVIATSIVRDRYSGRAMAEVMSLVFMVFMIIPIVAPGIGQLILLTAPWEAIFIFMAVLGTVICLISYFYLPETLAIGNRRPLTIGSVFDGFRIVFTNRVALMYGAAGMLTFGALFGFISTSQQIFVDIYGFGPYFPIAFAVMASFMSISSFLNSRIVSRFGMRRISHFALLVYTTLAGIWLVISLFGPMPFWLFFVLLTMVMFMFGWAGSNMNSLSMEPLGAVAGTASSVFGFLQTVGGAAIGSFVGQQFNGTVTPVATGYFTMGALALVCVLIAERGKLFGVGAEYSHTDFSHHEAH; from the coding sequence GTGTCCCGCCCCGTTTTCATTGCTCTTATTGCTTCATTGATGGCGCTCAACGCGCTGGCGATCGACGTGATGCTGCCCGCCCTGCCCTATATGGGCGAAGCCCTCGGCATCACCAGCGAGAACGAACGGCAGTTCGTGATCTCGGCCTATATGGTCGGCTTCGGTATCGCCCAGCTTGCCTATGGCCCGCTCTCCGATCGCTTCGGGCGGCGCGCGCCGATCTTCGTCGGCCTCACGATCTACGTGCTTGCAGCCATCGGCGCGGCCTTCGCGCCCAATTTCGTCATGCTGCTCGTCATCCGCGCCATCCAGGGCGTCGGCGCGGCCTCGACCCGCGTCATCGCGACCTCGATCGTGCGCGACCGCTATTCGGGCCGGGCCATGGCCGAAGTGATGTCGCTGGTCTTCATGGTGTTCATGATCATCCCGATCGTGGCGCCGGGCATCGGGCAGCTCATCCTGCTGACGGCGCCATGGGAGGCGATCTTCATCTTCATGGCGGTGCTGGGCACGGTGATCTGCCTCATAAGCTATTTCTACCTGCCCGAGACCCTCGCCATCGGCAACCGCCGTCCGCTGACCATCGGCTCGGTCTTTGACGGGTTCCGCATCGTCTTCACCAACCGCGTCGCGCTGATGTATGGCGCAGCGGGCATGCTGACTTTCGGCGCGCTCTTCGGCTTCATCTCGACCAGCCAGCAGATCTTCGTCGATATCTACGGGTTCGGCCCCTACTTCCCCATCGCTTTCGCGGTGATGGCGAGCTTCATGTCGATCTCCTCGTTCCTCAACTCGCGGATCGTCTCGCGCTTCGGCATGCGCCGCATCTCGCATTTCGCGCTGCTGGTCTACACGACCCTGGCCGGCATCTGGCTGGTGATCAGCCTCTTCGGGCCGATGCCCTTCTGGCTGTTCTTCGTGCTGCTGACCATGGTGATGTTCATGTTCGGCTGGGCCGGCTCCAACATGAACTCGCTCTCGATGGAGCCGCTCGGCGCCGTCGCTGGCACCGCCTCATCGGTCTTCGGCTTCCTGCAGACGGTGGGCGGAGCGGCCATCGGCTCGTTCGTGGGCCAGCAATTCAACGGCACGGTGACGCCGGTGGCGACCGGCTATTTCACCATGGGCGCGCTGGCGCTCGTCTGCGTGCTTATCGCCGAGCGGGGAAAGCTTTTCGGCGTCGGCGCGGAATACTCGCACACCGACTTCTCGCACCATGAAGCGCACTGA
- a CDS encoding MFS transporter, with protein MSSIASPTVRSAAVPLIVVIVAGCIVAAIGNGVRTSFGLFTLPMTADLGMSREAYGMAMAIQNLAWGITQPFAGAFADRYGTARTVAAGAVIYALGVVLMAYSQSSMMLNLTAGIITGVGIAICSFSVVMQAFGRSVPPEKRSFIFGIATAASSFGQFIFAPIGQGFINAFGWQTALVYLGMILLLVVPLSAALRGRTEAAPGQADLPFFTALQKAWTFKSYRLLVIGFFVCGFHLAFINVHMPAFLVQCGLTPEVGSWSIAVIGLFNIAGSLLSGYLGGRMPKQILLASIYLARAVAIALFMLFPVTEVTAYVFAGAMGLLWLSTVPPTAGLVTVFFGARYMGMLYGIAFLSHQIGSFVGVWLGGYVFDVTGSYNLVWYLGVLLGLASAAVHLPIREMAAPLFRGPAPQPAE; from the coding sequence GTGTCTTCTATCGCCTCGCCGACCGTCCGCAGCGCCGCGGTTCCGCTGATCGTCGTCATCGTCGCCGGTTGCATCGTTGCCGCCATCGGCAACGGCGTGCGCACGAGCTTCGGGCTCTTTACCCTGCCCATGACGGCCGATCTCGGCATGAGCCGCGAGGCTTATGGCATGGCCATGGCCATCCAGAACCTGGCCTGGGGCATCACCCAGCCTTTCGCCGGCGCCTTCGCCGACCGTTACGGCACCGCCCGCACGGTGGCCGCAGGCGCGGTCATCTATGCGCTGGGCGTGGTGCTGATGGCCTATTCGCAAAGCTCGATGATGCTCAACCTCACGGCAGGCATCATTACGGGCGTGGGCATCGCCATCTGTTCGTTCAGCGTGGTCATGCAGGCCTTCGGCCGCTCGGTGCCGCCCGAAAAGCGCAGCTTCATCTTCGGCATCGCCACCGCCGCCTCTTCGTTCGGACAGTTCATCTTCGCCCCGATCGGCCAGGGTTTCATCAACGCCTTCGGCTGGCAGACCGCGCTCGTCTACCTGGGCATGATCCTGCTGCTCGTCGTGCCGCTCTCGGCAGCCCTGCGCGGCCGCACCGAGGCGGCGCCCGGACAGGCCGACCTGCCCTTCTTCACGGCGCTCCAGAAGGCCTGGACGTTCAAGTCCTACCGGCTGCTGGTGATCGGCTTCTTCGTCTGCGGCTTCCACCTGGCCTTCATCAACGTCCACATGCCGGCCTTCCTCGTGCAATGCGGGCTGACGCCGGAAGTGGGAAGCTGGTCGATCGCGGTGATCGGGCTCTTCAACATCGCTGGCTCGCTGCTCTCCGGATATCTGGGCGGGCGCATGCCCAAGCAGATCCTGCTGGCCTCGATCTATCTCGCCCGCGCAGTGGCCATAGCGCTCTTCATGCTGTTCCCGGTGACCGAGGTCACGGCCTATGTGTTCGCGGGCGCCATGGGCCTTCTCTGGCTCTCCACGGTGCCACCGACCGCCGGGCTGGTCACGGTGTTCTTCGGCGCGCGCTACATGGGCATGCTCTATGGCATCGCGTTCCTCTCGCACCAGATCGGCTCGTTCGTCGGCGTGTGGCTGGGCGGCTACGTGTTCGACGTCACGGGCTCCTACAATCTCGTCTGGTACCTAGGCGTGCTGCTTGGCCTCGCCTCGGCCGCGGTGCACCTGCCGATCCGCGAAATGGCAGCGCCGCTCTTCCGCGGTCCTGCCCCGCAACCTGCGGAATAG
- the grxD gene encoding Grx4 family monothiol glutaredoxin, whose protein sequence is MSETNDINAFIDNAVKTNDVFLFMKGTPDFPQCGFSGQVVQILNYLGVDYQSANVLADQDLREGVKAYTNWPTIPQLYVKGEFIGGADIVREMFQNGELQAHFEQNGITVKQSA, encoded by the coding sequence ATGTCCGAAACCAACGACATCAACGCATTCATCGACAACGCGGTGAAGACCAACGACGTGTTCCTGTTCATGAAGGGCACGCCCGATTTCCCGCAATGCGGCTTTTCCGGCCAGGTCGTGCAGATCCTGAACTACCTCGGCGTCGATTATCAGAGCGCCAACGTACTGGCCGACCAGGACCTGCGCGAAGGCGTCAAGGCCTATACCAACTGGCCGACCATTCCCCAGCTCTACGTCAAGGGCGAGTTCATCGGCGGCGCCGACATCGTGCGCGAGATGTTCCAGAACGGCGAGCTGCAGGCTCACTTCGAGCAGAACGGCATCACGGTCAAGCAGAGCGCCTGA
- a CDS encoding DUF3885 domain-containing protein, producing the protein MKSSPENAFSGEFRTFWDRHFGPLAPLPHVLRTALPDRWFRAHSLPNSVRYAKTPAEMDTVLMRYRTLAAEVLLEGEECWMLCGTTTSPNARGRYHPSLDYSTLSPLGQFSHDGDEWWLFGQAAPWAFQETIALMEQVAEGLEGTLLVASQKTGEVFAPYDGGCDLIVNSPGRAALLWDRYRAWRSSEPSGL; encoded by the coding sequence GTGAAATCGTCTCCTGAGAACGCTTTTTCCGGAGAGTTTCGGACATTTTGGGACAGGCACTTCGGCCCTCTCGCCCCGCTCCCACATGTCTTGCGGACAGCTCTCCCGGACCGCTGGTTTCGAGCCCATTCGCTGCCGAATTCAGTCCGATACGCAAAGACGCCGGCAGAAATGGACACGGTTCTGATGCGCTATCGCACACTTGCGGCGGAGGTGCTCTTAGAGGGTGAGGAATGCTGGATGCTCTGCGGCACCACGACCTCCCCTAATGCTCGCGGCCGCTACCATCCGTCGCTTGATTATTCGACGCTGTCGCCCCTGGGGCAGTTCTCGCACGACGGCGATGAGTGGTGGCTCTTCGGACAAGCCGCGCCATGGGCGTTTCAGGAGACTATTGCGCTGATGGAGCAGGTGGCGGAAGGACTGGAGGGAACGCTGCTTGTCGCCTCTCAAAAGACTGGGGAAGTCTTCGCGCCTTACGATGGGGGTTGCGATCTGATCGTGAACTCGCCGGGACGTGCAGCCCTTCTTTGGGACCGGTATAGGGCGTGGCGCTCGTCCGAACCTTCCGGGCTCTAG
- a CDS encoding HAD family hydrolase, with translation MSRAVLFDVDGVLVHSRFHPNEGARRFWDTHLLEDMGVDPARFQQFFGADFDQVIMGKRSFVNALDAFLPSVGYKGSTMDFIGYWLARDSQLNRQLLEVIKRLRAGGARLYLATNQEHLRASYLWNELKLSHLFDDMFYAARLGAMKPDREFFRRVEDYLGPQAEPPLFFDDSERVIEAGNKYGWESVLFNHITDCTGHPWVGERTRHGERT, from the coding sequence ATGAGCCGTGCCGTTCTCTTCGATGTCGACGGCGTGCTGGTCCACAGCCGCTTCCATCCGAACGAGGGCGCAAGGCGGTTCTGGGATACGCACCTGCTTGAAGACATGGGCGTCGACCCTGCCCGCTTCCAGCAATTCTTCGGCGCCGATTTCGATCAGGTCATCATGGGCAAGCGCTCGTTCGTGAACGCCCTCGACGCTTTCCTGCCGTCTGTGGGCTACAAGGGCTCGACGATGGATTTCATCGGCTACTGGCTCGCACGAGACAGCCAGCTCAACCGGCAACTGCTCGAGGTCATCAAGCGGCTGCGCGCCGGCGGCGCTCGGCTGTACCTGGCCACCAACCAGGAACACCTGCGTGCGTCCTATCTCTGGAACGAGCTCAAGCTCAGCCACCTGTTCGATGACATGTTCTACGCCGCCCGCCTCGGCGCCATGAAGCCTGACCGCGAATTCTTCCGTCGCGTCGAGGACTATCTCGGTCCACAGGCCGAGCCCCCGCTGTTCTTCGACGATTCCGAGCGCGTGATCGAAGCGGGCAACAAATACGGCTGGGAAAGCGTGCTGTTCAACCACATCACCGATTGCACCGGGCATCCCTGGGTTGGCGAACGCACTCGGCACGGTGAGCGCACGTGA
- a CDS encoding DUF6665 family protein encodes MSLRDSLDLIRAVRPEAGTAALQNEIMAERASSLGTAEQRVAKAIAALEAAPEDARAEPLAAARKAVWEYFVQRELCGFRRHQDVIQDLRIPPQVLLGLGAMQPTRKPR; translated from the coding sequence ATGTCGCTGCGCGATTCCCTCGACCTCATCCGGGCCGTCCGCCCCGAGGCGGGAACCGCGGCCCTGCAGAACGAAATCATGGCCGAGCGGGCGTCCTCGCTCGGCACTGCGGAACAGCGCGTGGCCAAGGCCATCGCTGCCCTCGAAGCTGCGCCTGAAGACGCGCGCGCCGAGCCACTCGCCGCCGCCCGCAAGGCGGTGTGGGAATACTTCGTCCAACGCGAACTCTGCGGTTTCCGCCGCCATCAGGACGTGATTCAGGATTTGAGAATTCCCCCGCAAGTCCTTCTGGGGCTTGGCGCAATGCAACCGACAAGGAAGCCCCGATGA
- a CDS encoding BolA family protein, giving the protein MPMQANEIERRIREALPDARIEIQDLAGDGDHWAATVVSEAFRGKTRVQQHQLVYKAIGTEMGGQLHALALTTGVPD; this is encoded by the coding sequence ATGCCCATGCAAGCAAACGAGATCGAACGCCGTATTCGGGAGGCGCTGCCCGATGCGCGGATCGAGATTCAGGATTTGGCGGGCGATGGTGACCATTGGGCCGCTACCGTCGTTTCCGAGGCCTTCCGCGGCAAGACCCGCGTGCAGCAGCACCAGCTCGTCTACAAGGCCATCGGCACCGAAATGGGCGGCCAGCTTCATGCGCTGGCGCTGACCACGGGCGTGCCCGACTGA